The segment GTGAAGAGGATAGAGCCGGTGGTGGGCCGGACTGGCCCTGGAGCAGCCCGGAGGAAGGAGGGCATGCAGCCTGGCAGGCCGGCAGTCTGAAAGATGGAGGCGTTGGGCCGCGGAtgcagggagatggaggggagggtggtGGGGCAGAAGGGGTTGGAGAGAAACGTAGCAGGGGAGATAGGCTTCACCAGGTCCTTCTGAAGAGCCAGCTTGGccttgaggagaggagaggacaaaggTTTAATGAGGGAGCAAATCTATTTATAAAGCAATTATTCTTATTGATTAGCTACAAAAAAAACAAGCTATTATTTTCCATGAGCACGAAGGCGTCTTTAAACCCACTGATGCATAAATATTCCTAAACAGTTTTAAGAAACTGCCAATAAATTTATTAACTATTAATCCCTGAAGTCTAAGCAACGGTTCCTGCGAGGCTTTGATTAGGAACATAGATGATACATACGGCCAGGACTGTGGAGCTGCGTTGTTGTTTGTTGTAAGGGCTGTATTTGGGCTTCATCGGTTTCCCAGCTACTCTGTCCTTGTGCCTTCTGCTGGAGATGTGCTAAGAAAATATAACAACAAAAATCAGTGATGTTACTATGGCTGAatcccatgggccctggtcaaaagcagtacaCTAGGAAGGttaaagggtgccatttgggacacattatTTTGAGCCAATATTAACACGCTTGTAAGGTCCCTTCAAGCTGTAACAAGACAACAAGCACGGTATATAAATGCCTGTCATGAGAGACTACCTGTTTGAGTTGTATTTCTGAGTTGACGTGGACATCACAGATCTCACAATGGAACGTTTTGTTCTGTAGTCCGGAACCTTTTAGCACGTTGGTGGCCTGTACTTTGAGCTTCGAGCCTGGTCTGGGATAGGCCTTAATTGGACCGGCTCCGTTTCTCGCCTCAAGCATAGTTTTGTGCTTGGAACCTtcaggggacaaaataaatgtcaaAAACATAATTTAGTACATTGAGCAGTGAAAATAACCATAAGTAAAACATAATTTAGTACATTGAGCAGTGAAAATAACCATAAGTAAAACATAATTTAGTACATTGAGCAGTGAAAATAACCATAAGTAAAACATAATTTAGTACATTGAGCAGTGAAAATAACCATAAGTAAAACATAATTTAGTACATTGAGCAGTGAAAATAACCATAAGTAAAACATAATTTAGTACATTGAGCAGTGAAAATAACCATAAGTAAAACATAATTTAGTACATTGAGCAGTGAAAATAACCATAAGTAAAACATAAAAAGAACAACATCTAATTGGTTAGGATTAAAAGTAAACCAGCTTTTGTTTTCAGATCCAAAATTCATATTGGTCAGCTTGAGTTCCAACTGTTTTTTTTTCTGACCTCGCTATAACTACATAACAACGTACATGTCAATGTTAGCTTACATAACAAACATCTGACATATTGTGCCCTTCTGCTTTCAAAGCAatgatgttttttttgttttttttacaataaGGTCAATATGGCGTCTATTGTGATGTTGTGGTCAAGTTGTATACTCGTTGTATAAATATGTTCTGGAAAGGTTTTGTTGTCTTTTTAACAACCAGAAAAAACATGTCCATATAACAACCAAAATATGACATATATCCCATGACGTCTTGATATCTTCATGACAAAAACCTCTTTACCTTGTAACAGACTGTTGACCTTGTAAAACCAGTTTACAACCAAAATATGACATATATCCCATGACGTCTTGATATCTTCATGACAAAAACCTCTTTACCTTGTAACAGACTGTTGACCTTGTAAAACCAGTTTACAACCAAATTATTACAATGTGTAGTATACACTGTTTAGGGAGAGTGCTGTGTGAAGGTATTTGTGGACATTGTTGTGCGATGGGTGTTAATGAGAGTTAAGGAGAGACTAAACAAGAACAAGCTGAAGGTCTGCGGGGGAGTAACcttaaaatacacacacacagaaccacacacaccctcctcagaGGGAGTAACACTAACGTTAACACGGCGGTGATGAAATAGAAACAGATGCTGGAACACACCTATGTTGTGGGCCTCCAGCTGCGACAGAGAGTTGACGGCCACTTTGCACAGCGAACAATACAGGAGCTTTTTGGCTTTTTCCTCCTCCGACTCTGGCGTGGGCTGAGTtgctgtagcagcagcagtggtggGGGACACGAGCCCAGGCTTGGTGCTGCTACTGCCACTGCTGCTAGTCTTCATAACATGCCCCTGTAGTTGTGCTGGCGTAGCTGATGGGGGGCTGGCAGGCGTGGGATCACACAGGACGGATTACAGGGGCTGTGGACAGACATGGCCATTGATGCtgccagggaggaggaggtggagatgaTGGGGACAAAATCATTTGGAGAAGCAAAGGTTTTATCCGCCTCACTGGGAGGCACAGTGATTTGCTCTGAGAtcaagaaagagggagggagggagggggggggtagagagagacacacaacatcTGACAGTTAGTCCGGGAGCGCTATGGAATATTACAACTTTTAGTGACACATTTCTGCATATTTTCATTTTGGTGCATTGTGTAAGAGTCTGATCCCTGGAGGAGGGAGAGTTCCTTTTCACACAGCAGCAACTCAGTAGCAGTAGAAGCAGGACTGAGCTTTTGGGCAGTGTTTTCTGTACCcctatctgcgtgtgtgtgtgtccatgtgttaCAGAGCctagtccccccccccacccacccactcataACTATGTTGTACCACAACACCATGGAGGACAGGGTCACAAGGCAAGGCTGCCTGAACCAACACCCACACCCCCACACAATCCCTCCACCCTTCTACCATGCCACCCTTACACGTCTTCCCACACGCCACACCCACCCTCCAAACCCATGATCCAACACCCTGCATTAGAAACCCTGCACGTAGCTTTCTATGAATGTCATTCTGCATTCCTCTTCTGAGAATAGTGTGCACTTTACAATGGCTGACTCTATGACATCTAAAAGCTACACGTTACTACACTGGTCTATATTTGTTTGAAACTTCAGTAAGCCTAGCTTCATTAAGCCTAGCTACATTAAGTCTGATTTCCACTAAAAGTCTTCTAGGTACTCTTTGAAGCCAGTTTTAAACTTAACTTAAATATCCTAAGATAAGGTTATCAAATACATTTTGGTCGAAATGTCTATCTGCCCTAGAAggcgaccgattaatcggaatggccgattaattagggccgatttcaagttttcataacaattggaaatctgtatttttggacaccgatttggccaatttatttatattttttttacacctttatttatcatttatttaactaggcaagtcagttaagaacacattcttattttcaatgatggcctaggaacagtgggttaactgccttgttcaggggcagaatgacagatgtttaccttgtcagctcggggattcaatccacctgattacattgcactccacgaggagactgcctgttacgcgaatgaggtaagaagccaaggtaagtcgctagctagcattaaacttatctgataaaaaaacaatcaatcaatcataatcactagttaactacacatggttgataatattactagtttatctagtgtcctgcgttgcatataatcgatgcggtacgtattcgcgaaaaaggactgtgttgctccaatgtgtacctaaccataaacatcaatgcctttcttaaaatcaatacacaagtatatatttttaaacctgcatatttagttaatattgcctgctaacctggctcgttgcgaactctgtgaagactatttcttcctaacaatgacagccaacttcgccaaacggggaatgatttaacaaaagcgcatttgcgaaaaaaagcacaatcgttgcacgactgtacctaaccataaacatcaatgcatttcttaaaatcaatacacagaagtacatatttttaaacctgcatatttggCAAAAAAataatccaggttagcaggcaatattaaccaggtgaaattgtgtcacttctcttgcgttcattgcacgcagagtcagggtatatgcaacagtgtgggccgcctaatttgccagaattgtacataattatgacataacattaaaggttgtgcaatgtaacaggaatatttagacttatggatgccagccgttagataaaatatgtaacggttccgtatttcactgaaagaataaacgtcttgtttttgagatgatagtttccggattcgaccatattaatgacctaaggctcgtatttctgtgtgttattatgttataattaagtctataatttgatagagcagtctgactgagcgatggtaggcaccagcaggctcgtaagcattcattcaaacagcactttcgtgcgttttgccaacagctcgtcgctgtgcttcaagcattgagctgtttatgacttcaagcctatcaactcccgagattaggctggtgtaaccgatgtgaaatggctagctggttagcggggtgcgcgctaatagcgtttcaaacgtcactcgctctgagacttggagtggttgttccccttgctctgcaagggccgcggcttttgtggagagatgggtaatgctgcttctagggtggctgttgtctatgtgttcctggttcgagcccaggtaggggcgaggagagggacggaagctatactgttacactggcaatactaaagtgcctataagaacatccaatagtcaaaggtatatgaaatacaagtcgtatagagagaaattgtcctataattcttataataactacaacctaaaacttcttacttgggaatattgaagactcctgttaaaaggaaccactagatttcatatgttctcatgttctgagcaaggaacttaaatgttagcttttttacatggcacatattgtttttgcattatttaaaccaaattgaacatgtttctttttatttgaggctaaattgattttattgatgtattatattaagttaaaataagtgttaattcagtattgttgtaattgtcattattacaaatatatattttttaaatcatgtaatgtaaatgtaaatcgtccgattaatcagAATCAGCTTTTTTGGAttctccaataatcagtatcggtatcggcgttgaaaaatcataatcggtcgacctctaatctgcaCCAACAGGTCCAACTGGGTTTACAGCGCAGGAGCTAACAAGGGATTAGTTATATTAGCATCCCAAAGcaacattgatcagaaatacagtgtagacattgttaatgttgtaaattaatattgtagctggaattgatttttaatggaatatctacataggcatacagaggcccattatcagcaaccatcactcctgtgttccaatggaacgttgtgttagctaatccaagttaatcattttaaaaggctaattgatcattagaaaacccttttgcaattatgttagcagagctgaaaactgttgtcctgattaaagaagcaataaaattggCCTCTTTTttatagactagttgagtatctggagcatgagcatttgtgggtttgattacaggctcaaaatggctagaaacaaataactttcttctgaaactcatcagtctattcttgttctgagaaatgaagggtattccatgtgagaaattgccaagaaactgaagatctcgtacaacgctgtgtactactctcttcacaaaacagtgcaaactgtctctaaccagaatagaaaacggagtgggaggccctggtgcacaactgagcaagaagacaagtacattagagtatctagtttgagaaacagatgcctcacaggtcctcaactggcagcttaattaaatagtacccgcaaaacacctgtctcagcgtcaacagtgaaaaggcgactccgggatgctggactTCTAGGCAGAGATGGAAAGAAAATGccgtatctcagactggccaataaaaagaaaagattaagatgggaaaaagaacacagacactggacagaggaactctgcctagaaggccagcataccGGAgccacctcttcactgttgacgttgaaactGGTGTTTCAATGATGCTGCCAGTTTTAAGAGAGATTTAAAAAAGGAATTCAACAAAATTATAcagtatacactaccgttcaaaagttaggGGTCGctgagaaatgtccttgttttttaaagaaaagcacatttttttgtccattaaaataacatcaaattgatcagaaatacagcgtagacattgttaatgttgtatatgactatAATTGACTATTGTTGCCGACCCCTGATTTAGTTCTTCAACTCTCTCTAGTTAAACTGAATCTGACTTCAGCCTCTTTGTTTGCCAGAAACCCAGTGAGGTCAACAACAGCATCCCCCCCGACAGAGAGtgggcctgcatcccaaatggtaccctattcccatGTACTGAACTGCTTTTGACGAAGGCCCATATGGCTCAGGTGAAATGTAGTaaactacataaggaatagggtgctatttgggacgcaacGTGGGTCTAAACAGAGGCTTGTATTAATATGGCACCATGGCAGCGACGATCAGAGAGAAGAAAACCATCCCAGACATCCAACTAGAGGCACTGTGTGAAAAGACACAGACtgtgtcccacatggcaccctattccctatgcagtgcactacatagggctctcgtcaaaagtagtgcactacagtgcattctgaaagtattcagaccccttaacgttttccacattttgttaggttacagccttattctgaaattgattaaattgttccccacccctcatcaatctaaacacaataccccataatcacaaaaacaggtttttagac is part of the Oncorhynchus gorbuscha isolate QuinsamMale2020 ecotype Even-year linkage group LG09, OgorEven_v1.0, whole genome shotgun sequence genome and harbors:
- the LOC124044029 gene encoding LOW QUALITY PROTEIN: zinc finger protein 385B-like (The sequence of the model RefSeq protein was modified relative to this genomic sequence to represent the inferred CDS: deleted 2 bases in 1 codon) is translated as MDLSGFPHHFTPNHLQGMKTPLSPAHFIEHGRMAFPFGGCLELNQLTGMEPTTNGQGQINMDLQQQEKKKLFYSMCEVCNIQLNSQAQAQVHYNGRSHLKRVKQMNNGEAPAPATGSLPTSTLSFSRSTTSSSTGSSCHSNTLPALVRTPSLMMQSTLDMKPFMPFHQVDTSSAVGLFPNFNTMDPVQKAVINHTFGVPIPLKKKQVISCNICQLRFNSDSQAEAHYKGSKHAKKLKAQENTKNKPLKSSPPPPTLPPSLDSAMKSTTTTSPNSVMASNSDKSEQITVPPSEADKTFASPNDFVPIISTSSSLAASMAMSVHSPCNPSCVIPRLPAPHQLRQHNYRGMLKTSSSGSSSTKPGLVSPTTAAATATQPTPESEEEKAKKLLYCSLCKVAVNSLSQLEAHNIGSKHKTMLEARNGAGPIKAYPRPGSKLKVQATNVLKGSGLQNKTFHCEICDVHVNSEIQLKQHISSRRHKDRVAGKPMKPKYSPYNKQQRSSTVLAAKLALQKDLVKPISPATFLSNPFCPTTLPSISLHPRPNASIFQTAGLPGCMPSFLRAAPGPVRPTTGSILFTPY